In Ignavibacteriales bacterium, the sequence ATTGCTGTAATTGATGTTACAAAATAATTCCTCCCGTCTTGTAAATTTATTTTTAGAAGTTGCCAGGATAAATGCACTTTCCGGCAGCGAAAAAACCCTCGCTGATTTTATAAAATCATTTCTCTCAAAGTATAATTACACAGTTCATGAAGACGAAGCCGCAAAATTTACTAACAGCAATACAGGAAATTTGATTTGTAAAATTGGAACCGGCGGTGATTTTATTTTAACTTCCCACATGGATACTGCACGTCCAACGGAAAATCTTAAACCAATTGTAAAAGAAGATCGAATAGTTTCATCAGGAGATACTGTGCTTGGTGTAGATAATCGCGCTGGTGTTTCTGTTTTACTTTATACTCTTGAAAAAATTGCGAATGAAAAAATTGCCGTTAAAGATTTTACAGTTGCTTTCACAACCTGCGAAGAAACAACTTTGTTTGGTTCAAAAAATCTTGGGGTGAATGGCGAAATAAAAAAGGGATTTATTTTTGATTCCGGATATCGTCCGGGAAATTTTATCTATTCAGCTTGCGGAGCAATTGGATTAAAAATAAAAATTGTTGGTAAAGCATCACATTCCGGTATTTCACCTGAAAAAGGAATCAACTCAATGATAGCTGCTGTAAAAGCGATTAGCCGGCTTCCACTCGGTAGAATTGATGAAGAAACCACGATGAATATCGGTTTGTTAAAAAGCGGCTCTGCTGTAAATGTTATTCCTGAATTAACTGAACTTGAAGGTGAAGTTCGATCTTTCAATTTGAAAAAAGCAGAGAATTATTTTGATCAGTTAGTTTTAATATTTAAAGAAGAATCAGAAAAGGTTGGGGCAAAGTTTGAGGTTGATTATTTCTGGGATTTTATGCCTTACACTATTCCCGAAACCTCGCCAGTGTTTCAAGAAACTGTTAGAGCAATTAAAAAAGTTGGATTAGAGCCAACGCCTAAAATTTCTCTCGGCGGGAGCGATGCTAACTCGTTGAACGGAAGGGGGATTGAATCAGTTAATCTTGGCATCGGCGCTCAGAATCCTCATTCAAATGAAGAATTTATTTTTATAGAAGATTTAATTAAATCGGCTGAGATAGCTCTCGAGCTTGTAAAAAAGGATTAATCAAAATGAAAAAATTATTCTACTTAATTATCATCTTAATTATTGTTTTCTTTCAGCAAAACTTCTCGCAGACGAAAGGTCATTTATTAATTATTGGTGGAGTTCAAACTCCTGAAATTGAAAAAAAGTTTGTTGAACTTGCAGGTGGTTCTGATGCAAGAATCATTATCATTCCAAATGCCGGCTCAGAGCCAAAACTAAATAGTGAAATAGAACAAAAGACTTTTACCAGTTTAGGTGCAAAAGCCGACTATATTTTATTTACCCATGAGACTGCAGATGATGAAGCTAACTTAAAAAAAATGGAGTGGGCAAATGCTGTATTCTTTACCGGCGGAGATCAAAGTGATTTAACAAGAGATATGCTCGGTACAAAATTATTGGAAAAAGTATTTGATATATACAATAATGGTGGAACTGTCGGAGGCACAAGTGCAGGGGCAGCGGTTATGAGCGAAGTGATGATTACCGGAAATGAATTAATCAATAAAGATTCATCCGTATCATTTGTAACAATCGAAAAAGGAAATGTTGAAGTTAAAAGAGGATTCGGATTTTTAACAAATGTTATTATTGATCAGCATTTTCTAAAAAGAAAAAGACACAACAGAACTATCTCTGTTTTAATAGAACATCCAAATTTATTTGGAATTGCAATTGATGAATCAACTTCAATTATTGTTAATCCTGATGATACATTTGAAGTTTTCGGAAATAATCAGGTTTTAGTTTATGATCCCACCAATTCAAAAAATATTCGTGAAGATAAAAATGGAAATCTTGGAATAAGCAATATGAAACTGCATGTCTTAATCAGCGGAGATAAATTTGATATGAAAACTAAAGAAGTAATTGAATGATTGACAAGAAAAAATTTAAGTTTAAAGTTCCAAACACTTACTTATTAATTTTTTCTTTGTTAGTATTAATTGCCGGATTAACCTGGATTATTCCCGGAGGCAGTTACGAGCGTGCAGTTATTGATGGAAAAGAGGTTGTCGTACAAAATTCATTTAAATATGTAGATAGTAATCCTCAAGGATTTTTTGCTTTGTTCATTGCACCGCTAAAAGGATTTGTTGAGGCGGCAATGATAATCGGCTTTGTACTTATTGTCGGCGGCGCATTTAACGTACTTGCAAAAACTGATGCGATAAACTCTTTAATTAATAAACTTGCTAAAGCTCACAAAAGCTCGGCAACATTACGGACATTTTTTATCCCTGTTTTAATTTTAATGTTCTCACTCGGAGGCGCGACTTTCGGAATGAATGAAGAAATCATTCCATTTGTTTTAATTATCGTTCCAATTTGTTTAGCGCTCGGTTATGATTCGATAGTTGGTGTGGCTATTCCGCTTGTTGGCGCTCACGTTGGCTTTGCAAGTGCGTTCTTAAATCCGTTTAACGT encodes:
- a CDS encoding M20/M25/M40 family metallo-hydrolase, which encodes MLQNNSSRLVNLFLEVARINALSGSEKTLADFIKSFLSKYNYTVHEDEAAKFTNSNTGNLICKIGTGGDFILTSHMDTARPTENLKPIVKEDRIVSSGDTVLGVDNRAGVSVLLYTLEKIANEKIAVKDFTVAFTTCEETTLFGSKNLGVNGEIKKGFIFDSGYRPGNFIYSACGAIGLKIKIVGKASHSGISPEKGINSMIAAVKAISRLPLGRIDEETTMNIGLLKSGSAVNVIPELTELEGEVRSFNLKKAENYFDQLVLIFKEESEKVGAKFEVDYFWDFMPYTIPETSPVFQETVRAIKKVGLEPTPKISLGGSDANSLNGRGIESVNLGIGAQNPHSNEEFIFIEDLIKSAEIALELVKKD
- a CDS encoding cyanophycinase; the encoded protein is MKKLFYLIIILIIVFFQQNFSQTKGHLLIIGGVQTPEIEKKFVELAGGSDARIIIIPNAGSEPKLNSEIEQKTFTSLGAKADYILFTHETADDEANLKKMEWANAVFFTGGDQSDLTRDMLGTKLLEKVFDIYNNGGTVGGTSAGAAVMSEVMITGNELINKDSSVSFVTIEKGNVEVKRGFGFLTNVIIDQHFLKRKRHNRTISVLIEHPNLFGIAIDESTSIIVNPDDTFEVFGNNQVLVYDPTNSKNIREDKNGNLGISNMKLHVLISGDKFDMKTKEVIE